A genomic window from Megalobrama amblycephala isolate DHTTF-2021 linkage group LG2, ASM1881202v1, whole genome shotgun sequence includes:
- the cnot9 gene encoding CCR4-NOT transcription complex subunit 9, whose protein sequence is MLATGATVTTAGLAQVDREKIYQWINELSSPETRENALLELSKKRESVTDLAPMLWHSCGTIAALLQEIVNIYPSINPPTLTAHQSNRVCNALALLQCVASHVETRSAFLAAHIPLFLYPFLHTVSKTRPFEYLRLTSLGVIGALVKTDEQEVINFLLTTEIIPLCLRIMESGSELSKTVATFILQKILLDDTGLAYICQTYERFSHVAMILGKMVLQLSKEPSARLLKHVVRCYLRLSDNSRAREALRQCLPDQLKDTTFAQVLKDDSTTKRWLAQLVKNLQEGQVTDPRGIPLPPQ, encoded by the exons ATGTTGGCTACAGGAGCG ACTGTAACCACGGCGGGTCTGGCTCAGGTGGACCGTGAGAAGATCTATCAGTGGATCAATGAGCTCTCCAGTCCTGAAACTCGTGAGAACGCCCTGCTGGAGCTCAGCAAGAAGAGGGAGTCGGTGACGGATCTGGCCCCGATGCTCTGGCACTCTTGCGGGACTATAGCAGCTCTCCTACAG gaaatTGTGAACATCTACCCATCCATAAACCCCCCGACACTGACGGCACATCAGTCTAATCGAGTGTGTAATGCTTTAGCACTGCTGCAGTGTGTGGCCTCCCACGTAGAGACACG CTCTGCTTTCCTGGCAGCTCACATCCCACTGTTTCTTTATCCCTTCCTGCACACGGTCAGTAAAACTCGACCCTTCGAATACCTGCGGCTCACAAGTCTGGGTGTTATCG GAGCACTGGTGAAAACAGATGAGCAGGAGGTTATTAACTTTCTGTTGACCACAGAAATCATTCCTCTCTGTCTGCGCATCATGGAGTCCGGCAGCGAGCTCTCGAAAACG GTGGCCACGTTTATACTGCAGAAGATTCTCTTGGATGACACGGGTCTGGCGTATATCTGCCAGACTTATGAACGCTTTTCACATGTTGCCATGATTCTG GGAAAGATGGTTCTTCAGTTGTCTAAGGAGCCCTCGGCTCGCCTGCTGAAACATGTTGTGCGATGTTATTTACGACTTTCTGACAACTCcag ggcGAGAGAAGCTCTGCGTCAGTGTCTGCCGGACCAGCTGAAGGACACCACGTTTGCTCAAGTGCTAAAGGACGACTCCACCACCAAACGTTGGCTTGCACAGCTCGTCAAAAACCTACAGGAAGGCCAGGTCACAGACCCCCGTGGCATCCCTTTACCACCTCAGTAA
- the ftcd gene encoding formimidoyltransferase-cyclodeaminase encodes MAKFVECVPNFSEGRNKEVIDAIADAISATEGCSLLDVDPGSSTNRTVYTFVGPPEAVIEGALNAARVAFKLIDMTKHSGEHPRMGAMDVCPFIPVQNVTMEECVQCANEFGQRLSDMLHVPVYLYGEAARKESRRSLPSVRAGEYEALPEKLKKAEWAPEYGPATFVPSWGATVTGARKFLIAYNVNLLSTKEQAHRIALDIREQGRGKDQPGLLKKVQGMGWYLEEVNLAQVSTNILDFELTPMHMVYEEICRDAKDLNLPVVGSQIVGLIPLKAILDCADFYIQREKLFVVEEEHKIRLVISKLGLDSLGSFVPKERIIEYMVQDNQGDGRLVSLSLQKFVHSVGARTAAPGGGSVSAAIAAMGAALGCMVGQMTYGKRQFESLDAEMRKLIPPFHEAMNDLLLKVDADSMAFNCYMAALKLPKGTADEIKRREEAMQEGLKVAVGVPLSLAEKINTLWPVLKEMAKYGNVACKSDIQVAAKALETAVYGANYNVIINLKDIKDASFRAATEAKMSVLLKNARENANVALQMADQRK; translated from the exons ATGGCTAAATTTGTGGAATGTGTGCCCAATTTCTCAGAGGGGCGAAACAAGGAG gTCATTGACGCCATAGCTGATGCCATCTCTGCCACGGAGGGCTGCAGCTTGCTGGACGTCGATCCAGGGTCTTCGACAAACAGGACGGTGTACACTTTTGTGGGCCCACCCGAGGCTGTAATTGAGGGGGCTCTGAATGCTGCACGTGTTGCGTTTAAACTCATAGACATGACCAAACACTCAG GTGAACACCCTCGCATGGGTGCAATGGACGTGTGTCCCTTCATACCGGTGCAGAACGTCACCATGGAGGAGTGTGTACAGTGTGCCAATGAATTTGGCCAGAGACTGTCAGACATGCTGCATGTGCCAG TCTATCTCTATGGAGAGGCGGCTAGAAAAGAAAGCAGAAGGTCACTTCCCTCTGTCCGTGCAGGGGAATACGAGGCATTACCGGAGAAG TTGAAAAAGGCTGAATGGGCCCCTGAATATGGTCCTGCCACCTTCGTCCCCTCTTGGGGCGCCACGGTCACCGGCGCCCGAAAGTTTCTCATCGCCTACAACGTGAACCTTCTGAGCACAAAGGAACAGGCTCACAGAATTGCACTTGATATTAGGGAACAGGGCCGTGGCAAAGATCAA CCCGGGCTTCTTAAAAAGGTCCAGGGAATGGGATGGTACCTGGAAGAGGTCAACCTGGCTCAAGTGTCCACCAACATCCTAGACTTTGAGTTGACACCCATGCACATGGTGTATGAGGAGATCTGTAGAGATGCCAAG GATTTGAACCTGCCAGTGGTGGGGTCTCAGATAGTCGGTCTGATTCCTCTGAAGGCGATCCTGGACTGTGCAGACTTCTACATCCAGAGAGAAAAGCTGTTCGTTGTGGAAGAGGAGCATAAAATCCGACTG GTTATCAGCAAACTAGGACTCGACTCTTTGGGGTCATTTGTTCCAAAGGAGAGAATTATAGA GTATATGGTACAGGACAATCAGGGCGATGGACGGCTTGTGTCTCTGTCTCTGCAGAAGTTTGTCCACAGTGTTGGGGCCAGAACAGCGGCTCCTGGTGGAGGGTCCGTTTCTGCTGCAATCGCTGCTATG GGTGCGGCTCTGGGCTGCATGGTCGGTCAGATGACATACGGAAAGAGGCAGTTTGAGTCTTTGGATGCAGAGATGAGGAAACTTATCCCTCCATTTCATGAAGCCATGAATGATTTATTGTTAAAGGTGGATGCTGACTCAATGGCCTTTAACTGCTACATG GCTGCCCTGAAATTACCCAAGGGCACAGCAGATGAAATCAAAAG GAGGGAAGAAGCCATGCAGGAGGGTCTGAAGGTGGCGGTGGGCGTCCCTCTGTCCCTGGCAGAGAAAATAAACACACTGTGGCCGGTTCTCAAAGAGATGGCGAAGTACGGAAACGTGGCATGTAAATCAGACATTCAG GTAGCAGCTAAAGCTTTGGAAACAGCAGTATATGGAGCAAATTACAACGTCATTATAAACCTGAAGGACATCAAGGATGCTTCATTCAGAGCTGCT ACTGAAGCGAAAATGTCTGTGCTGTTAAAGAACGCCAGAGAAAATGCCAATGTAGCACTGCAGATGGCTGACCAGAGGAAATGA